Genomic DNA from Streptomyces sp. GS7:
GCCCGCGAGGCCGCCGAACTGATGGCGCCGGCGCTCGGCTGGGACGGCGACCAGATCGAGAAGGAGGTCGCGCACTACCAGAAGCGGGTCGAGGCGGAGCGTGAATCGCAGCGGCAGCCCGACGACCTGACGGCGGATGCGGCGCGGCTGGGCGCGCCGGACATCGTGCCGCTGTAGCCGGGCACCGCCCGGACGCCCCGTCACGTGCGGGGCGCGCAGAACTCCGCGGTGAGGACGGCGGTGCCGTCGGCGGGGCGGGCCGGAGCGTCGGTGTTGATCCGGTAGCTGACCACGTGCCGGCCGTCGGCGGTGCCCGCGCTCTGCGCGTACGAGCCGTTGATGTCGCCGTTGTGGCCCCAGACGGTGACGCCGCAGGGAAGTCTGGTGGCGTACAGGCCGAGGCCGTAGACGCCGTCGGTGGCCCGTTCGCTGCGCAACTCGGCCATCTGGCGCGGCGGCAGGAGCCGGCCGCCGAGGAGCGCGGCGAAGAACCGGTTGAGGTCGCCGAGGGTGGTGACCATCTCGCCCGCCGCACCGGCCCGGCTGGGGTCCAGGGAGGTGCTGTCGACGCGGTGGTCGCCGACGAGGGAGTAGCCGCGGCCGTGCGGGGCGGGCAGCGCCGGGTCGTCGCCGGGGAAGGAGGTGTCGTGCAGATCCGTGGGGCGCAGGACGCGGCGGCCGAGTTCGGCCGCGTACGGGTGGCCGGTGACCGCCCTGATGACCAGGCCGAGCACCAGGTAGTTGGTGTTGGAGTAGGAGTAGCGGGCGCCCGGGGCGGCCACCGGCGGATGGCCGAGGGCGATCCGCAGCAGCGCGGCCGGGGCGTGGCGGTCGTAGCGGTGGGCGCGGAAGTCGGTTCCGTGCAGCTGTTCGGAGAGTCGGGGGTCCTCGGTGTAGTTGAACAAACCACTCGTGTGGTCCAGCAGCTGGCGGATCGTTACCCGCCGCAGATCGCTGCGGCCGCCGGCGCCGGTGACCGGCACGCCGGCCGGCAGGTGCGCGCCCGCGGCGTCGTCCAGGGCGAGTTTCCGCTCCGCGACGAGTTGCAGGACCACCGTGGCGACGAGAGTTTTGGTGAGACTGCCCGCGCGGAAGTGGTCCAGGCGGCCCATCCTCCGGCCGCTGCGCAGATCGGCGACGCCGGCCGTGGCGAACCGCGAGGCGGCGATCCGGCCGTCGCGGGTGGCCAGCGAAGCGGCGCCGGGCGCCCCGTCGGCGACCAGGCGGTGCAGCGCGGTCACCGTGGCGGCCGCCGGCCGGGAGACCGCCGTGGACGGAGCGAAGGCGGTGGGGATCGTGGTACACGCCGTCAGGGCCAGTGCGCTCAGGGCGGCCTGGGCGGTGCACAGGAGCGAGCGGAGCATCGTGCGGGTCGCCGCGTGGCGGGAGCCCGGTGGTTCCGGGCGTGGCGGGCGGATAGCCAAAAAGAACTCCCGTCGTCGAGGCCATCATGACGGGTGCGCGGTGTCGTCCCGCACAGACCCGGGCCTTCCGCATGGCCGCGGATGAGGG
This window encodes:
- a CDS encoding serine hydrolase domain-containing protein; its protein translation is MLRSLLCTAQAALSALALTACTTIPTAFAPSTAVSRPAAATVTALHRLVADGAPGAASLATRDGRIAASRFATAGVADLRSGRRMGRLDHFRAGSLTKTLVATVVLQLVAERKLALDDAAGAHLPAGVPVTGAGGRSDLRRVTIRQLLDHTSGLFNYTEDPRLSEQLHGTDFRAHRYDRHAPAALLRIALGHPPVAAPGARYSYSNTNYLVLGLVIRAVTGHPYAAELGRRVLRPTDLHDTSFPGDDPALPAPHGRGYSLVGDHRVDSTSLDPSRAGAAGEMVTTLGDLNRFFAALLGGRLLPPRQMAELRSERATDGVYGLGLYATRLPCGVTVWGHNGDINGSYAQSAGTADGRHVVSYRINTDAPARPADGTAVLTAEFCAPRT